Proteins from a single region of Stutzerimonas stutzeri:
- a CDS encoding AAA family ATPase: MKFEGTQSYVATDDLKLAVNAAITLQRPLLVKGEPGTGKTMLAEQLAESFGAKLITWHIKSTTKAHQGLYEYDAVSRLRDSQLGVDKVHDVKNYIKKGKLWEAFESDERVILLIDEIDKADIEFPNDLLQELDKMEFYVYETNETIKATQRPIIIITSNNEKELPDAFLRRCFFHYIAFPDRETLQRIVDVHFPNIKKDLVSEALDVFFDVRKVPGLKKKPSTSELVDWLKLLMADNIGEAVLRERDPTRAIPPLAGALVKNEQDVMLLERLAFMSRRANSR; this comes from the coding sequence ATGAAATTCGAAGGCACCCAGTCCTACGTCGCTACCGACGACCTGAAACTCGCGGTCAATGCCGCCATCACCCTGCAGCGCCCGTTGCTGGTCAAGGGAGAACCCGGCACCGGCAAGACCATGCTGGCCGAGCAGCTGGCCGAATCCTTCGGTGCCAAGCTCATCACCTGGCATATCAAGTCCACCACCAAGGCCCATCAGGGCCTCTACGAATACGATGCAGTGAGCCGCCTGCGTGACTCACAGCTGGGCGTGGACAAGGTCCACGACGTCAAGAACTACATCAAGAAAGGCAAGCTTTGGGAGGCGTTCGAAAGCGACGAGCGCGTCATCCTGCTGATCGATGAAATCGACAAGGCTGACATCGAGTTCCCCAACGATCTGTTGCAGGAACTCGACAAGATGGAGTTCTACGTTTACGAGACCAACGAGACGATCAAGGCGACTCAGCGACCGATCATCATCATCACTTCGAACAACGAGAAGGAACTGCCGGACGCCTTCCTGCGCCGCTGCTTCTTCCACTACATCGCCTTCCCCGACCGCGAAACGCTGCAGCGCATCGTCGATGTGCACTTTCCGAACATCAAGAAGGACCTGGTCAGCGAGGCGCTGGACGTATTCTTCGACGTGCGCAAGGTACCGGGGCTGAAGAAGAAACCCTCGACCTCCGAGCTGGTCGACTGGCTGAAGCTACTGATGGCCGACAACATTGGCGAGGCGGTGCTGCGCGAGCGCGACCCGACCCGGGCAATCCCGCCGCTGGCCGGCGCTCTGGTGAAGAATGAGCAGGACGTGATGCTGCTCGAGCGTCTAGCCTTCATGAGTCGACGCGCCAACAGCCGCTGA
- a CDS encoding GFA family protein has translation MQTHTGSCLCGVVRYRIDAPIDELTHCHCKMCRKAHGAAFASYVGVPLDTLHFMAGKDQLGVYHSSEHVTRTFCIRCGSNLLFVDNREHEVGVAAGTLDSPLPAPPQSHIFVDSKADWYEIHDGLPQHKGDSTS, from the coding sequence ATGCAAACGCATACCGGTAGTTGCCTGTGCGGCGTGGTGCGCTATCGCATCGACGCGCCCATCGACGAGCTGACTCATTGCCATTGCAAGATGTGCCGAAAGGCCCACGGCGCCGCTTTCGCCAGCTATGTGGGCGTACCGCTGGATACTCTGCACTTCATGGCAGGCAAGGATCAGTTGGGCGTCTACCACTCCTCCGAACACGTGACGCGTACCTTTTGCATCCGCTGCGGCTCCAACCTGCTTTTCGTCGACAACCGTGAACATGAGGTTGGCGTCGCTGCTGGCACGCTCGACTCGCCATTACCGGCTCCGCCACAGTCCCACATTTTCGTCGACTCCAAAGCCGACTGGTACGAGATTCACGACGGGCTTCCCCAACACAAAGGCGACAGCACCAGCTGA
- a CDS encoding vWA domain-containing protein produces the protein MLLGLFNEMRAAKVPVSVRELLDLIDALKHRIVFADMDEFYFLARTVMVKDERHFDKFDRAFGAYFKGLESLDQHLEALIPEDWLRKEFERSLTDEERAQIQSLGGLDKLIEEFKKRLEEQKERHAGGNKWIGTGGTSPFGSGGYNPEGIRIGDAGKRQGKAVKVWDQREYKNLDDQVELGTRNIKIALRRLRKFARQGAADELDIDGTIDHTARDAGLLNIQMRPERRNAVKLLILFDIGGSMDAHVKVCEELFSACKTEFKHLEYFYFHNFIYESVWKNNFRRTSERTSTLDLLHKYGADYKVVFVGDAAMAPYEVTQPGGSVEHWNEEAGYVWMQRFMEKYKKLIWINPYPKDTWGYTTSTGIIKELVEDRMYPLTLSGLEDGMKFLAK, from the coding sequence ATGCTGCTTGGCCTGTTCAATGAGATGCGCGCCGCCAAGGTACCGGTATCGGTGCGCGAACTGCTGGATCTGATCGATGCGCTGAAGCATCGTATCGTCTTTGCCGACATGGACGAGTTCTATTTCCTAGCGCGCACGGTAATGGTCAAGGACGAGCGCCACTTCGACAAGTTCGACCGGGCCTTTGGCGCCTATTTCAAAGGTCTGGAGAGCCTGGACCAGCATCTCGAAGCACTGATCCCTGAAGACTGGCTGCGCAAGGAATTCGAGCGCAGCCTGACGGACGAAGAACGCGCGCAAATCCAGTCTCTCGGCGGCCTCGACAAGCTGATCGAGGAATTCAAGAAGCGCCTCGAAGAGCAGAAGGAACGCCACGCCGGCGGCAACAAGTGGATCGGCACCGGCGGCACCAGTCCGTTCGGCTCGGGCGGCTACAACCCTGAAGGCATCCGCATCGGCGATGCCGGCAAGCGTCAGGGTAAGGCGGTGAAGGTCTGGGATCAGCGCGAGTACAAGAACCTCGACGATCAGGTCGAATTGGGCACGCGCAACATTAAGATTGCCTTGCGCCGCCTGCGCAAGTTCGCCCGCCAGGGCGCGGCGGACGAACTGGACATCGACGGCACCATCGACCACACCGCACGTGACGCCGGCCTACTCAACATCCAGATGCGCCCCGAGCGACGCAACGCAGTGAAACTGCTGATTCTGTTCGACATCGGCGGCTCGATGGATGCCCACGTCAAAGTCTGCGAAGAGCTGTTTTCCGCCTGCAAGACCGAGTTCAAGCACCTCGAATACTTCTACTTCCACAACTTCATCTACGAATCGGTGTGGAAGAACAACTTCCGCCGTACCTCTGAACGTACCTCGACGCTCGATCTCCTGCATAAGTACGGCGCCGATTACAAGGTCGTCTTCGTTGGCGACGCGGCGATGGCGCCCTATGAAGTGACCCAGCCAGGCGGCAGTGTCGAGCACTGGAACGAGGAAGCTGGCTACGTCTGGATGCAGCGCTTCATGGAGAAGTACAAGAAACTCATCTGGATCAACCCCTACCCCAAGGACACCTGGGGCTACACCACATCCACCGGCATCATCAAAGAATTGGTAGAGGACCGGATGTATCCGCTGACGCTGAGCGGGCTCGAGGACGGGATGAAGTTTCTGGCGAAGTGA
- a CDS encoding DUF2937 family protein, which yields MLRSYLRLTLFALGLLVGVQVPGFIDAYAKHVEARRLEAQQGLQGFQETAQRFFSGDLDALVQHYRDSDDPVFQNDAQSVDLLVRRARLLEREWQAMQRPWYARAIHVLLGAERSLREQVWGSYRFQVLLAPEAIAWGLSCALLLAWLMESLLLAASFPFRSRRRYRAFRS from the coding sequence ATGCTGAGAAGCTATTTGCGTTTAACCCTGTTTGCGTTGGGGCTGTTGGTGGGCGTGCAGGTGCCGGGGTTCATTGATGCTTACGCCAAGCACGTCGAGGCGAGGCGCCTGGAGGCCCAGCAGGGGCTGCAGGGCTTTCAGGAGACCGCGCAGCGCTTCTTCAGCGGCGATCTGGATGCGCTGGTGCAGCATTATCGTGACAGTGACGACCCGGTGTTCCAGAACGACGCGCAAAGTGTCGACCTTCTGGTGCGCCGTGCCCGCCTGCTGGAACGCGAGTGGCAGGCGATGCAGCGCCCCTGGTATGCACGCGCCATACACGTATTGCTCGGCGCCGAGCGCAGCCTGCGTGAGCAGGTCTGGGGCAGCTACCGCTTTCAGGTCCTGCTAGCACCTGAAGCTATTGCCTGGGGGCTGAGCTGCGCGCTGTTGCTGGCCTGGTTGATGGAAAGTCTGCTGCTGGCAGCAAGCTTCCCGTTCCGCTCGCGGCGTCGCTACCGCGCTTTTCGCTCGTGA
- a CDS encoding class II glutamine amidotransferase, with translation MCELLGMSANVPTDIVFSFTGLMQRGGKTGPHKDGWGIAFYEGRGLRLFQDPVASCESEVAKMVQRYLIKSEVVIGHIRHANVGKVSLVNTHPFVRELWGQHWCFAHNGQLSDFEPSTGFYRPVGDTDSERAFCDLLNRIRLDFPDRSAAENMLPVLLGACNEYRRKGVFNCLLSNGEWLFSFCSTKLAQITRRAPFGPAQLRDAELTVNFHAETTPDDVVTVLATEPLTNNEQWTLHEPGQWSLWQSGECVAQGKVSAC, from the coding sequence ATGTGCGAGCTGCTTGGCATGAGCGCCAACGTTCCAACCGATATCGTTTTCAGCTTCACTGGCCTCATGCAGCGAGGCGGCAAGACCGGTCCACACAAGGACGGTTGGGGGATTGCCTTCTATGAAGGGCGCGGCCTACGGTTGTTTCAGGACCCGGTCGCCAGCTGCGAATCCGAAGTGGCGAAGATGGTGCAGCGCTACCTGATAAAGAGCGAAGTGGTGATCGGGCACATCCGTCACGCCAACGTCGGCAAGGTTTCACTGGTCAACACCCATCCTTTCGTCCGCGAGCTCTGGGGGCAGCATTGGTGCTTCGCGCACAACGGTCAGCTCTCGGATTTCGAACCCTCCACGGGCTTTTACCGGCCGGTCGGCGATACTGATAGCGAACGAGCTTTCTGCGATCTGCTAAACCGTATTCGGTTGGATTTTCCAGACCGCAGCGCGGCGGAGAACATGCTGCCGGTGCTGCTCGGCGCTTGTAATGAGTATCGTCGCAAAGGTGTATTCAATTGCTTGCTGAGCAATGGTGAATGGCTGTTCAGTTTCTGTAGCACCAAGCTTGCGCAGATCACCCGGCGCGCACCATTCGGCCCCGCGCAGCTGCGCGATGCCGAGCTGACCGTGAACTTCCATGCCGAAACGACCCCCGACGATGTCGTTACCGTTCTGGCAACTGAGCCCCTGACCAATAACGAGCAGTGGACGCTGCACGAGCCCGGGCAGTGGAGTCTGTGGCAGTCAGGTGAATGCGTTGCGCAAGGAAAGGTGTCCGCATGCTGA
- a CDS encoding universal stress protein: protein MPYQHILVAIDLTEECHPVVARAQALASTSDAKLSLVHIIEPMAMAFGGDVPMDLSMLQQQQFDQARERMNGFADNYPGLAAEQRHLAYGQPRQEVHRLAKEQGCDLIVVGSHGRHGLALLLGSTANDILHGAPCDVLAVRLKKAE from the coding sequence ATGCCCTACCAACACATTCTGGTAGCTATCGACCTCACCGAAGAGTGCCATCCGGTTGTCGCCCGCGCTCAAGCGCTTGCCAGTACATCGGACGCGAAGTTGAGCCTGGTGCATATCATCGAGCCAATGGCCATGGCCTTCGGCGGCGACGTTCCAATGGACCTGTCGATGCTGCAGCAACAGCAATTCGACCAGGCACGCGAGCGTATGAACGGCTTCGCTGACAACTATCCCGGTCTGGCAGCGGAACAGCGACATCTGGCCTACGGGCAACCTCGTCAGGAGGTGCACCGTCTGGCTAAAGAACAGGGTTGCGATCTCATCGTGGTGGGCAGCCATGGCCGCCACGGGCTCGCCTTGCTGTTGGGCTCCACCGCAAACGACATCCTGCACGGGGCACCTTGCGACGTGCTGGCCGTGCGCTTGAAGAAGGCTGAATAG
- a CDS encoding DUF6901 family protein, whose translation MAIEYRITLDDEHDFSYRIELDREYDREVAAQAPKWTRLDHQRCSNCPLSKDDFSHCPAAVDLHRVIEDFQGLPAVKKALVWVRTPEREYTKLVGLDEGLRALLGVIMATSACPVLARLKPMAKQHLPFASNHEFVLRAVTLYLARQYFNLREGRHADWELRGLVRSFQQLQLVNQAFWQRIHDTCHADSNLKAFLAFFSMSSSLTYSLETQLQKIRPLVMSAGEGAETI comes from the coding sequence ATGGCAATCGAATACCGTATCACCTTGGATGATGAACATGATTTCAGCTACCGGATTGAGCTGGATCGTGAATACGACAGGGAAGTCGCCGCCCAGGCGCCCAAGTGGACCCGTCTAGATCATCAGCGTTGTTCGAATTGTCCGCTTAGCAAGGACGATTTCAGCCATTGTCCTGCCGCGGTTGACCTTCACCGGGTAATCGAGGATTTCCAGGGCCTGCCTGCCGTAAAGAAGGCATTGGTATGGGTACGCACGCCCGAGCGTGAATACACGAAATTGGTTGGCCTGGACGAGGGGTTGCGTGCGCTGCTCGGGGTAATCATGGCGACCAGCGCCTGCCCCGTACTTGCTCGGCTCAAACCCATGGCCAAGCAGCACCTGCCATTCGCCAGCAACCATGAGTTCGTTTTGCGGGCCGTGACGCTCTATCTGGCGCGGCAGTACTTCAATTTACGCGAAGGCAGGCATGCCGATTGGGAGCTGCGCGGATTGGTACGCTCTTTCCAGCAACTGCAGCTGGTCAATCAAGCGTTCTGGCAGCGCATCCATGACACCTGTCACGCCGACTCCAACCTCAAGGCGTTTCTGGCCTTCTTCTCGATGTCATCGAGCCTCACCTATTCGCTGGAGACTCAGCTGCAGAAGATCCGCCCCCTGGTGATGAGTGCAGGCGAGGGCGCCGAAACCATCTGA